The stretch of DNA CGCAGTCCAGCGGTGCGATGATGATTTTCTGATTGCTGGCCATGTTTCGCAAGATGCTGAATACCAGCATAGCATCATCGTCAAAGCTGCCCGATTTTTTGCCTCGCAAGGCTGCAACGATGCTTCGTTCGACGGCGGCCAGCCGGTTCATGCGCGTCAAAGGCATTTGGGCCTTTGGCCGTCGAGGCGTTGGATTGCGCCGGTAACGGGGCACCCTATCCGTTGCCACGAAGACGGGATGCAGAGATGTGGCGTCCTCAAAACTATTGCGTTGCATTTGCATGATGGCAGACTATCCGGCAGAAACAGCTGTGGCCATGTTGCGGATGTGATGTTGGGGTAATTTGTGCCCGCCCCAATATTTTCCCAATCTTGTGCTCAGATTCAGGGAAAAGGTCTGTTTCAAGTGAATGTGCTTGTGCTCGAGGACGATGAGGAACTCGCGTCATTCATTATTTCAGGATTGGGTGAGGCCGGACACAAGGTCCATCGCAGCAGCGACGGGCACGATGCCTATGCAGTCCTGATGGGCACAGCGCTGGACGTTGCTGTCATCGACCGCATGGTGCCCGGACTCGACGGGTTGTCGGTCGTGCGCCGCGCGCGCAAGGAGGGGTGTCAGACGCCGGTTCTGCTGTTGACAGCGCTGGGCGGTATTGAGGATCGCGTAGAAGGGCTGCAGGCCGGCGCGGACGACTATCTCGTCAAGCCGTTTGCTTTCTCGGAATTCGAGGCGCGGCTGGATGCGCTTGCCCGGCGTCCCCCGATTACTGCATCTGTGGACGTGCTGGAAGTCGGTGATATCCGAATGGATCTTCGCCGTCGGCAGGTTTGGCGCGCAGGCGGCCTGGTTGATCTGCAACCACGTGAGTTCAGCCTGCTCGAGCAACTCATGCGCAGTGCCGACCGTGTTCTGAGCCGGACGATGCTGCTGGATCGCGTCTGGAATTTCGGTTTCGACCCGCAAACGAATATTGTCGAAACGCATATGAGCCGATTGCGCAGCAAGCTGAACGAACGTGGAAACTATAACGCGATCCGGACGGTGCGGGGGCAGGTTACATCCTGGCCGATGCAGAGGAGTAAGGTGGGCTTGTTGTTGCACCGTATATGGGCCTTGCCACGTACGTTCCGAGGTTTGACGGTTCTGTTCGCTATTGCGGCGGCCTTGGTGACAGCGATACTGGGCGACACCACCTTGCGACTTGTCCATCACGAGTTGGAAAGGCGCCTCGATGCCCAGATTCAGCTCGAAATCCGCAACTTGCTCGATATCGAGAAACAGGGTGGCTCTCAGGCGCTTGTCATGGCGGTGCGTGCGCGCAGAACCGACGGTATCAGCTATGTCGCGGCCCATGCGGGGGCGATGCGGCCGATCATGGCCTACATCGTCACCGATGCCGACGGGCGGCGAGTGGCAGGCGATCTGAACGCCGCTATTCCCAAGGCCGGGTATACCGAGTTCATCCATTTCTTTCGGACGGATGGCTCGCAGGGAATCGCCCAGGGCGTGAACGTGGCGACCGGCAGCGGCGGGCGGCTTGTCGTCGCGGCGGATCGGATCGTGATTTATCGCATCGACGCGCGGATCGAGCATCTGTTCGTGATGGCGTTTTGTGCGATCCTGCTGATCGGTGCGCTTTCAACTTACGCTTTGATCCACGTATTCCGTGGGCGGGTACAGGCCTTCGAGCGGCTGGCGGTTGCTGTCACAGCAGGACGAATTGAAGAGCGAATGCCGCTGGACGGATCGGGGGTCGAGTTTGACCGGCTTTCCGCCATCGTCAATGAAATGCTGGATCGCATCGCGGCACTTTTGACCAATCTGCGAGAGGTCTCCACGGCGCTTGCGCATGACCTGCGAACACCGCTCAGCCGGATACGCTCGCATATCGAGAGGATGGACAGGGCAGAGACAGACCCCGTGAAGAAGGAGGGTCTGGCTTCGGTGTTGATCGAAATGGACACGATGCTGGAACTGTTCGCTGGGATGTTGGCGCTGTCGGAACTGGACGGGCAGGCCGTGCGCAACCGGTTCGAACCTGTGGATCTGGCCAAGGCGGTTTCCGACATCGCCGAAGCCCATCGCCCAGCTGTCGAGGATTCGGGCCGAGCGCTGGATATCGAGGTCAGTTCTGCGCAGGTTCTCGGCGACAGGGCCCTATTGCAGCGCATGGTCGGCAATTTGCTCGATAATGCGATGGTGCATACGCCTGACCGAACGATAATCGAGGCTGCCGTTTGCTGCGAAAATGGCCAAGCGGTCATCCGGGTGACGGATAATGGCCCGGGTGTTCCGCAAGAACACCATGCGCGTATTTTCGATCGGCTTGTGCGCCTCGATCGCAGCCGAAGCTCTCCAGGGCATGGCCTCGGGCTGAGTATGGTGGCAGCTATCGCCACGGCGCATGGCGGCGTAGCGGCCGTGCGCCCGACGCGAGGAGGCTTCACGATTGAAGTCCGCTTGCCGTTGTATCCTTAAGAGATCTCAGGCACGCAATTTTCTTTGCCTCTTCGGCGCAATACATTTCGCACGACATGAAATGCGGAAGCCAACTCGAGGGTTGGGGCAATTTATTGTTATCCCAATAATATCCCAATGTTGATGAAAATGGACGAAGAATTCCAGCATTTTCGCCATTATCGTCGGGTCGAATTTCAAACTTACTGTAAGAATGTCTGCCCATCGTGGCTTTTGGCCAAAGCGCCGTGACATTGATATTGGTTCGCATTACGAATACCCGCGGCTCACGTTTGCAATCGCGTTGCGATAACAACAGGGAGCCGCATTTTGACCAGACCACGAACCCTATCCGCCAGCAGCCCGAGCTTTCTTGCGCTCGGTGCCGTCGGCATCATCTCTTCGGCCGTGCCCGCACAGGCGCAGACCACCGAGCGCCAGTCGGACGAGCCGACGACCGTGCTGGGCGGCGTGACAGTAACGGATACCGCGATCGACGAGAGCGGCTACAAGACCGAGCAGATGGATTCGCCCAAGTATACCGCGCCTCTGGTCGATACCCCGCGTTCGATCACGGTCATCCCGCAGCAAGTGCTGCAAGATACTGCGTCCACCACGTTGAGCGATGCACTGCGTACCGTTCCGGGCATCACGATGGGCGCGGGCGAGGGCGGCAACCCGCTCGGCGACCGGCCTTTCATTCGCGGTTTCGACAGCCAGAACTCGCTCTACATGGACGGCGTGCGCGACATCGGCGCTTCGTCTCGCGAGACGTTCGCCGTGTCGTCGATCGAAGTCGTTAAGGGTTCGGACAGCGTGCAGAGCGGCAGCGGTAATGCTGGTGGCTCGATTAACATCGTCAGCAAGGCGCCGACCGCAGACCGCTTCGCCAAGATGGACGCGACCTACGGCAGCGACGACTACAAGCGTGTCACGGTCGATATCAACCAGCCGATCAACGATTTCGTCGGCGTCCGCCTGAACGCGATGTATCACGATCAGGATGTGGCGGGCCGTGGCCCGGTGTTCCAGAAGCGCTGGGGCATCGCACCGTCGATCACGCTTGGGCTGAACGGTCCGACCAGCCTGACGCTGGACTACTATCACCTGCATACCAACGAACTGCCCGATTCCGGCATTCCGTACACGACCACGCTGAACAATCAGCCGACCACCAATGCCCTTACCGGCCCGGCGACCGACTACACCACGGCGGATGGCCAGAGCATTCACGTGCCGCGCAATGCCTATTACGGTCTGGTAGATCGCGATTTCCGCCATACGACGGTGAACGAGTTCACCTCGCGCTTCCGGCACGAATTCGACAACGGTTTCGTCATCCGCAATACGACGCGCTATTCGCATAACTATCAGGAATATGTCTGGACGCAGCCCGATGATTCACAAGGCAACGTCTACAACACCGGTACCGTATGGCGCCGCGCCAACACGCGCTACGGCTTCTATGAAAGCCTGACCAACCAGACCGATCTGACCGGCAAGTTCGATACCGGCGGCATCAAGCATAGCTTCTCGGCGAGCTTGGAATACAACTGGCAGAACTCGGCCTACGGCTCGTTCGTGTCCAACGCCGCGACCGGCGCAGCGATTTCCACGGGTTCGACGGTCAGCCCGCGCTGTAACACCGCTACGCTGGCGCGCTATTATTGCACGACGGTTGCCAATCCGAACCCCTACGATGCGTGGAACAGCTACACCAGCGACACGTCGACGACCGAGACCGCCATCGTCAAGAGCCTGCCCAAGACGCAGACGTTGACCAATTCGAGCGACTATTCGGCCTCGCTGTTCGACACCATGACGTTGACCGACTGGCTGCTGGTCAATCTGGGGGGGCGTTACGATCACGTTTCGACCAATGCCAGCGCGGGGCTTACGGCCACCTCCACCGCATCGCGAACCTGGGTCAACACCAAGAACGACCTGTGGACCTATCAGGCCGGTGTGCTGATCAAGCCGGCATCGAATGGCAGCATCTACTTCTCGACCGCCAAGTCGGCGATCCCGCCGGGCTCGTTTATCGGGCAGGGTTCGGAAGACAACACTGTGACGACCGCGAACATTGATCCTAACGACTTCAAGGTCCAGAAGACGACGTCATATGAACTGGGCACGAAGTGGGATCTGTTCGACAATAACCTGTCGCTGTCGGTCGATGTCTTCCAGACCAAGACCGTCAATGCACGGACGACGAACCCGGATGGCAGCCTGTCCTACGTCGGCACCAAGCGGGTGCGCGGCGCCGAGGTGAGCTATAACGGCAACATCACGCCGCAGTGGAACGTGTTCGGCGGCTTCGTCTACATGCCATCCAAGGTGCTGAACGCAGGCCTGACCACCACGACGGTGAACGGCGTTTCGTTGACCGCGCCTGCCGCTGCGACCGGGCATCCGTTCCCGAATACCCCCAAGTACAGCTTCACGACCTTCACCAATTACAAGGTGACGCCGAAGCTGACTGTGGGTGGCGGCGCCATCTACATGAGCCGGGTCTACGGCGGTTTCTCCGATAGCCGCACGATCCAGAACGGTGTGGTCGTCATCACGAAGACCCGCGCGACGTATGTGCCCAGCTACTGGCGCTTCGATGCGAATGCTACGTACCAGATCACGGACATGATCGGGCTACGGGTCAATGCGCTGAACTTGACGAACAAGCGTTACTTCGATCAGGCCTATGCAACGCACTACGCGCATCAGGCCGCAGGCCGGACGGTAATGGGCACGCTCAGCATCACCTACTGATGGCTGCAAGGACGGCGGGGGCGGAGACTGGCTCCCGCCGTTCGTTTTTCAGGAATTTACTATGACCACGCTGGCCGAACTCAATGCGATGGATCGAGAGGATCTCGCGGCTCTGCTGTCGGGCGCGCCGGAGACGGTGCTTTCCACCCTGCAGGTCGCGGCAGAGGGTGGCTCTGCTGAAGCACAGCTTCGTCTGGGGCAGATGC from Novosphingobium sp. 9 encodes:
- a CDS encoding TonB-dependent receptor; translated protein: MTRPRTLSASSPSFLALGAVGIISSAVPAQAQTTERQSDEPTTVLGGVTVTDTAIDESGYKTEQMDSPKYTAPLVDTPRSITVIPQQVLQDTASTTLSDALRTVPGITMGAGEGGNPLGDRPFIRGFDSQNSLYMDGVRDIGASSRETFAVSSIEVVKGSDSVQSGSGNAGGSINIVSKAPTADRFAKMDATYGSDDYKRVTVDINQPINDFVGVRLNAMYHDQDVAGRGPVFQKRWGIAPSITLGLNGPTSLTLDYYHLHTNELPDSGIPYTTTLNNQPTTNALTGPATDYTTADGQSIHVPRNAYYGLVDRDFRHTTVNEFTSRFRHEFDNGFVIRNTTRYSHNYQEYVWTQPDDSQGNVYNTGTVWRRANTRYGFYESLTNQTDLTGKFDTGGIKHSFSASLEYNWQNSAYGSFVSNAATGAAISTGSTVSPRCNTATLARYYCTTVANPNPYDAWNSYTSDTSTTETAIVKSLPKTQTLTNSSDYSASLFDTMTLTDWLLVNLGGRYDHVSTNASAGLTATSTASRTWVNTKNDLWTYQAGVLIKPASNGSIYFSTAKSAIPPGSFIGQGSEDNTVTTANIDPNDFKVQKTTSYELGTKWDLFDNNLSLSVDVFQTKTVNARTTNPDGSLSYVGTKRVRGAEVSYNGNITPQWNVFGGFVYMPSKVLNAGLTTTTVNGVSLTAPAAATGHPFPNTPKYSFTTFTNYKVTPKLTVGGGAIYMSRVYGGFSDSRTIQNGVVVITKTRATYVPSYWRFDANATYQITDMIGLRVNALNLTNKRYFDQAYATHYAHQAAGRTVMGTLSITY
- a CDS encoding ATP-binding protein; this translates as MNVLVLEDDEELASFIISGLGEAGHKVHRSSDGHDAYAVLMGTALDVAVIDRMVPGLDGLSVVRRARKEGCQTPVLLLTALGGIEDRVEGLQAGADDYLVKPFAFSEFEARLDALARRPPITASVDVLEVGDIRMDLRRRQVWRAGGLVDLQPREFSLLEQLMRSADRVLSRTMLLDRVWNFGFDPQTNIVETHMSRLRSKLNERGNYNAIRTVRGQVTSWPMQRSKVGLLLHRIWALPRTFRGLTVLFAIAAALVTAILGDTTLRLVHHELERRLDAQIQLEIRNLLDIEKQGGSQALVMAVRARRTDGISYVAAHAGAMRPIMAYIVTDADGRRVAGDLNAAIPKAGYTEFIHFFRTDGSQGIAQGVNVATGSGGRLVVAADRIVIYRIDARIEHLFVMAFCAILLIGALSTYALIHVFRGRVQAFERLAVAVTAGRIEERMPLDGSGVEFDRLSAIVNEMLDRIAALLTNLREVSTALAHDLRTPLSRIRSHIERMDRAETDPVKKEGLASVLIEMDTMLELFAGMLALSELDGQAVRNRFEPVDLAKAVSDIAEAHRPAVEDSGRALDIEVSSAQVLGDRALLQRMVGNLLDNAMVHTPDRTIIEAAVCCENGQAVIRVTDNGPGVPQEHHARIFDRLVRLDRSRSSPGHGLGLSMVAAIATAHGGVAAVRPTRGGFTIEVRLPLYP